From Paracoccus suum, the proteins below share one genomic window:
- a CDS encoding nucleoside hydrolase yields MTRKIIFDTDPGQDDAVALLLAIASPAEIEILGVTTVAGNVPLDLTSRNARVICELGGRPDLPVHAGCDAPLARKLVTAENVHGSTGLDGIELRPPRQPLAEGHAVDFIIDTLRREPAGTVTLVAVGPLTNVATAFDRAPDIIPRVAEVVIMGGAYFEVGNVTPAAEFNIYVDPEAADLVFRAGVPLTIMPLDVTHRALTDRAWVDGIRAVGTRVGEAVASWTDFFERYDKAKYNSEGAPLHDPCAVAWLIKPELFSGKKINVVVETRGEFTAGMTVADWWGVTERQPNAMFIRDVDREGFFALLTERIGRLGRG; encoded by the coding sequence ATGACGCGCAAGATCATCTTTGACACCGATCCGGGGCAGGACGACGCCGTCGCGCTGCTGCTGGCCATCGCCTCGCCGGCGGAAATCGAAATCCTCGGGGTGACCACGGTCGCGGGCAACGTGCCGCTGGACCTAACCTCGCGGAACGCGCGGGTCATCTGCGAGCTTGGCGGTCGCCCCGACCTGCCCGTCCATGCGGGCTGCGACGCGCCCTTGGCGCGCAAGCTGGTCACGGCCGAAAACGTGCATGGCTCGACCGGCCTCGACGGGATCGAATTGCGCCCGCCGCGCCAGCCCCTGGCCGAGGGGCATGCCGTCGACTTCATCATCGACACCCTGCGGCGAGAGCCTGCGGGCACTGTCACGCTGGTCGCCGTCGGCCCGCTGACCAACGTTGCGACTGCCTTTGACCGCGCCCCAGACATCATTCCCCGCGTCGCCGAGGTCGTGATCATGGGCGGCGCCTATTTCGAGGTCGGCAACGTCACCCCGGCCGCCGAGTTCAACATCTACGTCGACCCCGAGGCGGCGGACCTGGTGTTTCGCGCCGGCGTTCCGCTGACCATCATGCCTCTGGACGTCACCCATCGCGCCCTGACCGACCGCGCGTGGGTCGACGGAATCCGCGCCGTCGGCACCCGCGTCGGCGAAGCAGTGGCAAGCTGGACCGATTTCTTCGAGCGCTACGACAAGGCGAAATACAACAGCGAGGGCGCGCCCCTGCATGACCCCTGCGCCGTGGCCTGGCTGATCAAGCCCGAGCTGTTTTCCGGCAAGAAGATCAACGTGGTGGTCGAAACCAGGGGCGAGTTTACCGCCGGGATGACAGTCGCCGATTGGTGGGGCGTGACCGAACGCCAGCCGAACGCCATGTTCATCCGCGACGTCGACCGCGAGGGGTTCTTCGCGCTGCTGACCG